Proteins encoded together in one Drosophila albomicans strain 15112-1751.03 chromosome 2R, ASM965048v2, whole genome shotgun sequence window:
- the LOC117576154 gene encoding uncharacterized protein LOC117576154, with translation MKLFAVFLALTLYALTLVQCLSLPDPNVKCAMDCDMQENQYLCAADDKGTTKTYRNVCVMKTDNCLQNANFQKISDKECP, from the exons ATGAAGCTGTTTGCAGTATTCCTCGCAT taACGCTTTACGCTCTGACTCTGGTGCAGTGCCTCAGCTTGCCCGATCCCAATGTGAAGTGTGCCATGGATTGTGATATGCAGGAGAATCAATATTTGTGCGCAGCTGACGACAAAGGCACAACCAAAACCTATCGCAATGTATGCGTAATGAAAACAGATAATTGTCTACAGAATGCAA ATTTCCAAAAGATCAGTGACAAGGAGTGTCCATAG